Proteins encoded within one genomic window of Spirochaetota bacterium:
- a CDS encoding OsmC family protein, with amino-acid sequence MAEELEQVSVDLTNDKVQFTGISQSNPDNPIIFDFFPPIGDGQGFNGLELLLMSFAGCSGTTIVCLLRDMGKNVSGLKINAKGIRRNQLPIKFEKILLEFILTSDDTQDKDIQKAIQLAEESVCPVWQVMKNNVDVTTEYRLTASQER; translated from the coding sequence ATGGCTGAAGAACTTGAGCAGGTGAGTGTTGATTTGACTAATGATAAAGTTCAATTCACTGGCATCTCACAATCCAATCCTGACAACCCAATTATCTTCGATTTTTTCCCTCCCATTGGTGATGGACAAGGTTTCAATGGTCTTGAACTATTGCTAATGAGTTTTGCAGGATGCAGTGGCACAACTATTGTGTGTTTGCTGAGGGATATGGGTAAGAATGTATCTGGCTTGAAAATAAATGCAAAGGGTATAAGGCGAAATCAGCTCCCAATCAAATTTGAAAAAATACTTCTCGAATTTATTTTAACCTCCGATGATACGCAGGACAAGGACATTCAAAAAGCAATTCAACTGGCTGAAGAATCTGTATGCCCTGTGTGGCAAGTGATGAAGAACAATGTTGATGTAACAACCGAATACAGGCTTACCGCTTCACAAGAGAGGTAA
- a CDS encoding NAD(P)H-dependent oxidoreductase — protein MKVLALNSSARSEGESKTKLMLNHLVNGMLGAGADVDVVNLAGKEIKKLCGMLYMYD, from the coding sequence ATGAAAGTATTAGCCCTTAATTCAAGTGCACGATCAGAGGGTGAGAGCAAGACTAAGTTAATGCTTAATCACCTAGTTAATGGAATGCTGGGGGCAGGAGCTGACGTTGATGTTGTAAACCTTGCGGGAAAAGAAATTAAAAAACTGTGTGGGATGCTATACATGTATGACTAA
- a CDS encoding NAD(P)H-dependent oxidoreductase — MTKNPRKCVLKDDMTGDLFPKWLESDLVIYATPLFHHTVNAIMKTFIERTFPIYEPFILERKGRWVHPLRRKHPAAVVLSVCGFPERSAFGSLMHYAKFLFEDQEEGRLWAEIYRPGAEFMYANIDKQKDILDATTQAGKEPVETYRISPETLARIEQPLSDNTSDFVKIANCMWGSCIAEGITKKKFAKKGMMPRPDSVETFLLLMPMGFNPEAAGDTKATLQFEFTGRVEDVCHLIISDGTIKAKEGKSDKPDLIIKSPFDMWMDIVTDSRRHRDVYSREI; from the coding sequence ATGACTAAAAACCCTAGGAAATGTGTGCTCAAGGACGACATGACAGGGGATCTCTTCCCAAAATGGCTGGAATCCGACCTGGTTATATATGCCACACCTCTATTTCATCACACTGTCAATGCAATCATGAAGACCTTTATAGAGAGAACTTTTCCCATTTACGAACCCTTCATCCTAGAAAGGAAAGGACGCTGGGTTCACCCCCTTCGAAGGAAGCACCCTGCGGCTGTGGTTCTTTCTGTATGCGGTTTCCCTGAAAGGTCCGCCTTTGGTAGCTTGATGCATTATGCGAAATTTCTTTTTGAAGATCAGGAAGAAGGGAGACTATGGGCTGAAATCTACCGGCCTGGTGCCGAATTTATGTACGCAAACATAGATAAACAAAAAGATATACTCGACGCCACCACTCAAGCTGGAAAGGAACCCGTGGAGACTTACAGGATTTCCCCGGAAACACTGGCACGTATAGAACAGCCACTATCTGATAATACTTCTGATTTTGTAAAAATTGCAAATTGCATGTGGGGGAGCTGCATTGCCGAAGGGATAACCAAGAAAAAATTTGCAAAAAAAGGCATGATGCCCAGGCCCGATTCAGTCGAAACTTTTTTGCTCCTAATGCCAATGGGATTTAATCCTGAAGCTGCGGGTGATACAAAAGCGACATTGCAGTTTGAATTTACAGGCAGGGTGGAAGACGTATGTCATCTCATAATCTCAGATGGAACGATCAAAGCAAAGGAAGGGAAATCAGACAAACCAGACCTAATAATAAAAAGCCCTTTTGATATGTGGATGGATATCGTAACCGACAGCAGACGGCACAGAGATGTTTATAGCAGGGAAATATGA